One region of Pan paniscus chromosome 5, NHGRI_mPanPan1-v2.0_pri, whole genome shotgun sequence genomic DNA includes:
- the DDX39B gene encoding spliceosome RNA helicase DDX39B isoform X2, which yields MGGGRRPYDVFFSKVMAENDVDNELLDYEDDEVETAAGGDGAEAPAKKDVKGSYVSIHSSGFRDFLLKPELLRAIVDCGFEHPSEVQHECIPQAILGMDVLCQAKSGMGKTAVFVLATLQQLEPVTGQVSVLVMCHTRELAFQISKEYERFSKYMPNVKVAVFFGGLSIKKDEEVLKKNCPHIVVGTPGRILALARNKSLNLKHIKHFILDECDKMLEQLDMRRDVQEIFRMTPHEKQVMMFSATLSKEIRPVCRKFMQDPMEIFVDDETKLTLHGLQQYYVKLKDNEKNRKLFDLLDVLEFNQVVIFVKSVQRCIALAQLLVEQNFPAIAIHRGMPQEERLSRYQQFKDFQRRILVATNLFGRGMDIERVNIAFNYDMPEDSDTYLHRVARAGRFGTKGLAITFVSDENDAKILNDVQDRFEVNISELPDEIDISSYIEQTR from the exons ATGGGAGGTGGACGGCGGCCATATGATGTTTTCTTTTCGAAAG TTATGGCAGAGAACGATGTGGACAATGAGCTCTTGGACTATGAAGATGATGAGGTGGAGACAGCAGCTGGGGGAGATGGGGCTGAGGCCCCTGCCAAGAAGGATGTCAAGGGCTCCTATGTCTCCATCCACAGCTCTGGCTTTCGTGACTTCCTGCTCAAGCCAGAGTTGCTCCGGGCCATTGTCGACTGTGGCTTTGAGCATCCGTCAGAAG TCCAGCATGAGTGCATCCCTCAGGCCATTCTGGGAATGGATGTCCTGTGCCAGGCCAAGTCGGGCATGGGAAAGACAGCAGTGTTTGTCTTGGCCACACTGCAACAGCTGGAGCCAGTTACTGGGCAG GTGTCTGTGCTGGTGATGTGTCACACTCGGGAGTTGGCTTTTCAGATCAGCAAGGAATATGAGCGCTTCTCTAAATACATGCCCAATGTCAAG GTTGCTGTTTTTTTTGGTGGTCTGTCTATCAAGAAGGATGAAGAGGTGCTGAAGAAGAACTGCCCGCATATCGTCGTGGGGACTCCAGGCCGTATCCTAGCCCTGGCTCGAAATAAGAGCCTCAACCTCAAACACATTAAACACTTTATTTTGGATGAATGTGATAAGATGCTTGAACAGCTCG ACATGCGTCGGGATGTCCAGGAAATTTTTCGCATGACCCCCCACGAGAAGCAGGTCATGATGTTCAGTGCTACCTTGAGCAAAGAGATCCGTCCAGTCTGCCGCAAGTTCATGCAAGAT CCAATGGAGATCTTCGTGGATGATGAGACGAAGTTGACGCTGCATGGGTTGCAGCAGTACTACGTGAAACTGAAGGACAACGAGAAGAACCGGAAGCTCTTTGACCTTCTGGATGTCCTTGAGTTCAACCAG gtggTGATCTTTGTGAAGTCTGTGCAGCGGTGCATTGCCTTGGCCCAGCTACTAGTGGAGCAGAACTTCCCAGCCATTGCCATCCACCGTGGGATGCCGCAGGAGGAGAG GCTTTCTCGGTATCAGCAGTTTAAAGATTTTCAACGACGAATTCTTGTGGCTACCAACCTATTTGGCCGAGGCATGGACATCGAGCGGGTGAACATTGCTTTTAATTATGACATGCCTGAGGATTCTGACACCTACCTGCATCGG GTGGCCAGAGCAGGCCGGTTTGGCACCAAGGGCTTGGCTATCACATTTGTGTCCGATGAGAATGATGCCAAGATCCTCAATGATGTGCAGGATCGCTTTGAGGTCAATATTAGTGAGCTGCCTGATGAGATAGACATCTCCTCCTACA TTGAACAGACACGGTAG
- the DDX39B gene encoding spliceosome RNA helicase DDX39B isoform X3 → MAENDVDNELLDYEDDEVETAAGGDGAEAPAKKDVKGSYVSIHSSGFRDFLLKPELLRAIVDCGFEHPSEVQHECIPQAILGMDVLCQAKSGMGKTAVFVLATLQQLEPVTGQVSVLVMCHTRELAFQISKEYERFSKYMPNVKVAVFFGGLSIKKDEEVLKKNCPHIVVGTPGRILALARNKSLNLKHIKHFILDECDKMLEQLDMRRDVQEIFRMTPHEKQVMMFSATLSKEIRPVCRKFMQDPMEIFVDDETKLTLHGLQQYYVKLKDNEKNRKLFDLLDVLEFNQVVIFVKSVQRCIALAQLLVEQNFPAIAIHRGMPQEERLSRYQQFKDFQRRILVATNLFGRGMDIERVNIAFNYDMPEDSDTYLHRVARAGRFGTKGLAITFVSDENDAKILNDVQDRFEVNISELPDEIDISSYIEQTR, encoded by the exons ATGGCAGAGAACGATGTGGACAATGAGCTCTTGGACTATGAAGATGATGAGGTGGAGACAGCAGCTGGGGGAGATGGGGCTGAGGCCCCTGCCAAGAAGGATGTCAAGGGCTCCTATGTCTCCATCCACAGCTCTGGCTTTCGTGACTTCCTGCTCAAGCCAGAGTTGCTCCGGGCCATTGTCGACTGTGGCTTTGAGCATCCGTCAGAAG TCCAGCATGAGTGCATCCCTCAGGCCATTCTGGGAATGGATGTCCTGTGCCAGGCCAAGTCGGGCATGGGAAAGACAGCAGTGTTTGTCTTGGCCACACTGCAACAGCTGGAGCCAGTTACTGGGCAG GTGTCTGTGCTGGTGATGTGTCACACTCGGGAGTTGGCTTTTCAGATCAGCAAGGAATATGAGCGCTTCTCTAAATACATGCCCAATGTCAAG GTTGCTGTTTTTTTTGGTGGTCTGTCTATCAAGAAGGATGAAGAGGTGCTGAAGAAGAACTGCCCGCATATCGTCGTGGGGACTCCAGGCCGTATCCTAGCCCTGGCTCGAAATAAGAGCCTCAACCTCAAACACATTAAACACTTTATTTTGGATGAATGTGATAAGATGCTTGAACAGCTCG ACATGCGTCGGGATGTCCAGGAAATTTTTCGCATGACCCCCCACGAGAAGCAGGTCATGATGTTCAGTGCTACCTTGAGCAAAGAGATCCGTCCAGTCTGCCGCAAGTTCATGCAAGAT CCAATGGAGATCTTCGTGGATGATGAGACGAAGTTGACGCTGCATGGGTTGCAGCAGTACTACGTGAAACTGAAGGACAACGAGAAGAACCGGAAGCTCTTTGACCTTCTGGATGTCCTTGAGTTCAACCAG gtggTGATCTTTGTGAAGTCTGTGCAGCGGTGCATTGCCTTGGCCCAGCTACTAGTGGAGCAGAACTTCCCAGCCATTGCCATCCACCGTGGGATGCCGCAGGAGGAGAG GCTTTCTCGGTATCAGCAGTTTAAAGATTTTCAACGACGAATTCTTGTGGCTACCAACCTATTTGGCCGAGGCATGGACATCGAGCGGGTGAACATTGCTTTTAATTATGACATGCCTGAGGATTCTGACACCTACCTGCATCGG GTGGCCAGAGCAGGCCGGTTTGGCACCAAGGGCTTGGCTATCACATTTGTGTCCGATGAGAATGATGCCAAGATCCTCAATGATGTGCAGGATCGCTTTGAGGTCAATATTAGTGAGCTGCCTGATGAGATAGACATCTCCTCCTACA TTGAACAGACACGGTAG
- the DDX39B gene encoding spliceosome RNA helicase DDX39B isoform X1 gives MVSSAPLCSFCSLLPMGSSHIGGLSINERRRSASLGLVMAENDVDNELLDYEDDEVETAAGGDGAEAPAKKDVKGSYVSIHSSGFRDFLLKPELLRAIVDCGFEHPSEVQHECIPQAILGMDVLCQAKSGMGKTAVFVLATLQQLEPVTGQVSVLVMCHTRELAFQISKEYERFSKYMPNVKVAVFFGGLSIKKDEEVLKKNCPHIVVGTPGRILALARNKSLNLKHIKHFILDECDKMLEQLDMRRDVQEIFRMTPHEKQVMMFSATLSKEIRPVCRKFMQDPMEIFVDDETKLTLHGLQQYYVKLKDNEKNRKLFDLLDVLEFNQVVIFVKSVQRCIALAQLLVEQNFPAIAIHRGMPQEERLSRYQQFKDFQRRILVATNLFGRGMDIERVNIAFNYDMPEDSDTYLHRVARAGRFGTKGLAITFVSDENDAKILNDVQDRFEVNISELPDEIDISSYIEQTR, from the exons ATGGTGTCCTCGGCGCCATTGTGTTCGTTTTGCTCTCTTCTTCCAATGGGTTCTTCTCATATTGGAGGCCTCAGCATCAATGAGAGGCGGCGCTCGGCGTCCCTTGGTCTTG TTATGGCAGAGAACGATGTGGACAATGAGCTCTTGGACTATGAAGATGATGAGGTGGAGACAGCAGCTGGGGGAGATGGGGCTGAGGCCCCTGCCAAGAAGGATGTCAAGGGCTCCTATGTCTCCATCCACAGCTCTGGCTTTCGTGACTTCCTGCTCAAGCCAGAGTTGCTCCGGGCCATTGTCGACTGTGGCTTTGAGCATCCGTCAGAAG TCCAGCATGAGTGCATCCCTCAGGCCATTCTGGGAATGGATGTCCTGTGCCAGGCCAAGTCGGGCATGGGAAAGACAGCAGTGTTTGTCTTGGCCACACTGCAACAGCTGGAGCCAGTTACTGGGCAG GTGTCTGTGCTGGTGATGTGTCACACTCGGGAGTTGGCTTTTCAGATCAGCAAGGAATATGAGCGCTTCTCTAAATACATGCCCAATGTCAAG GTTGCTGTTTTTTTTGGTGGTCTGTCTATCAAGAAGGATGAAGAGGTGCTGAAGAAGAACTGCCCGCATATCGTCGTGGGGACTCCAGGCCGTATCCTAGCCCTGGCTCGAAATAAGAGCCTCAACCTCAAACACATTAAACACTTTATTTTGGATGAATGTGATAAGATGCTTGAACAGCTCG ACATGCGTCGGGATGTCCAGGAAATTTTTCGCATGACCCCCCACGAGAAGCAGGTCATGATGTTCAGTGCTACCTTGAGCAAAGAGATCCGTCCAGTCTGCCGCAAGTTCATGCAAGAT CCAATGGAGATCTTCGTGGATGATGAGACGAAGTTGACGCTGCATGGGTTGCAGCAGTACTACGTGAAACTGAAGGACAACGAGAAGAACCGGAAGCTCTTTGACCTTCTGGATGTCCTTGAGTTCAACCAG gtggTGATCTTTGTGAAGTCTGTGCAGCGGTGCATTGCCTTGGCCCAGCTACTAGTGGAGCAGAACTTCCCAGCCATTGCCATCCACCGTGGGATGCCGCAGGAGGAGAG GCTTTCTCGGTATCAGCAGTTTAAAGATTTTCAACGACGAATTCTTGTGGCTACCAACCTATTTGGCCGAGGCATGGACATCGAGCGGGTGAACATTGCTTTTAATTATGACATGCCTGAGGATTCTGACACCTACCTGCATCGG GTGGCCAGAGCAGGCCGGTTTGGCACCAAGGGCTTGGCTATCACATTTGTGTCCGATGAGAATGATGCCAAGATCCTCAATGATGTGCAGGATCGCTTTGAGGTCAATATTAGTGAGCTGCCTGATGAGATAGACATCTCCTCCTACA TTGAACAGACACGGTAG
- the ATP6V1G2 gene encoding V-type proton ATPase subunit G 2 isoform X1 — protein sequence MASQSQGIQQLLQAEKRAAEKVADARKRKARRLKQAKEEAQMEVEQYRREREHEFQSKQQAAMGSQGNLSAEVEQATRRQVQGMQSSQQRNRERVLAQLLGMVCDVRPQVHPNYRISA from the exons ATGGCTAGTCAGTCCCAGGGTATCCAGCAGCTTCTGCAAGCTGAGAAGCGGGCAGCTGAGAAGGTGGCAGATGCCAGAAAGA GGAAGGCCCGGCGACTGAAGCAGGCAAAGGAGGAGGCACAGATGGAGGTGGAGCAATACCGCAGAGAGCGAGAGCACGAATTCCAGAGCAAGCAGCAGGCG GCCATGGGCTCCCAGGGGAACCTGTCTGCTGAGGTGGAGCAGGCTACAAGGCGCCAGGTGCAGGGCATGCAGAGCTCCCAGCAAAGAAACCGAGAGCGTGTCCTGGCCCAGCTTCTTGGCATGGTCTGCGACGTCAGGCCCCAGGTCCACCCCAACTACCGGATTTCTGCCTAG
- the ATP6V1G2 gene encoding V-type proton ATPase subunit G 2 isoform X2: MEVEQYRREREHEFQSKQQAAMGSQGNLSAEVEQATRRQVQGMQSSQQRNRERVLAQLLGMVCDVRPQVHPNYRISA, from the exons ATGGAGGTGGAGCAATACCGCAGAGAGCGAGAGCACGAATTCCAGAGCAAGCAGCAGGCG GCCATGGGCTCCCAGGGGAACCTGTCTGCTGAGGTGGAGCAGGCTACAAGGCGCCAGGTGCAGGGCATGCAGAGCTCCCAGCAAAGAAACCGAGAGCGTGTCCTGGCCCAGCTTCTTGGCATGGTCTGCGACGTCAGGCCCCAGGTCCACCCCAACTACCGGATTTCTGCCTAG